The following coding sequences are from one Sphingomonadaceae bacterium OTU29LAMAA1 window:
- a CDS encoding filamentous hemagglutinin N-terminal domain-containing protein, with amino-acid sequence MTRKASPVRHHRLLLAMTSALGGFVGTPALAQTVTAIPAAADAVRVRTNLLGLDPQITNPNGDLNVKLRASNTVIDWNGFNIPENRTANFENGTLGGNIAVLNRDVSGNVSQLLGKLTSDPSVAVWVYNPNGIVVGSKAAFNTGSLVLSTLDVDNTDFLDGGRNYRLSTAAGSAAGITVLNGAQIKVEGGTRGLVMVAPNIDADGTFTAVGQDVAFVTATDVTLTYNPNSPLSVTLNRGTAVPGRSQYVRGSVAGANALFALASQGTVTDALLQVDASVTTALAGTRGIVLSAGRPTTPVDGVAFSGAPADTGGIAQLVVGGALTTTDRDGSDILAGASGGAGFAGALTSERDIVLAAAGPLSVAGAVTAGRDYLLAGRGIALGGTAAVTQRAGRQVRAESIDGDITGAAGLALRSGGSAALILSTDGTTGGDILFDATSSLTGGSDRQGYVDLRLRAAGNRVALGDVTARGLRQAIGTGAIRNGLTTTGALTLGVVNVRDALSLEGAGVTTGALVSDRSVAIASNGALTTGAITARDGAVALTGSGATLIAGDIAASSGNADIVVTRDGAMSLQGLVAARDVRIDAGTGAVSVAGGVNAGRNYLVSGGAVTLGGATPVTQRADGVVTIAAGAGGITGLQGLTLRSDRDGSGGDALTLAVTAPSTTGIAFATNTAVLGGSDRQSDVQIRLNDAASPIALGRIEARNLTGVTTTGALRLGDVGIVGDLSARGASIETGALVSGNGSVTLNASGGPLTTGTVIATRAVSMTGGDRITAGRIAAGAGVTIDGAGAVALGGDVLAGDAIALRGASLAFTGGTVRGGGAIDLLARTGGIASTGALSLASTSSRSTDFVRLQANGAAGIVLAPGSSITAGTDRALRVGVFNGTADAPLSLGNVTARSLGALAAAGGDATRPGGAIVSSGSLSFGALDLVDSFAAESTGGDLSVARIAVTGAGQGISLRAANGTLAIQNDVAASGDVTLASRSALRLNTVESRDGRAALTSGGVVALATLAGRLGATAAGTQVTIDAVRGGAVALTATAGDVQVRRIDGAAVTATATGGGVNVREALLATGAVGLTATGDVRVGGAMTGAAVTVRADGDAALLGGMQAIGNVALTGRSVTLGGAQNATGRYAVTSTAGDIVGRAGTSIIADSDGAGAEALVLNARGGAIAFDPASSLRGGNGTSAVALTTDGGAIAIGDVRASALTASGAASIRAGNLSLVEALSLRASGGISTGAITTQTGGVTLAAGAGALATGAIASGGDVALTGGSVTFGRVDGSALTATASAGTLTGGDIAVGGAVSLQASDALGVGAIRATGVASLTGTRIVAGGVEAAGLTATASAGALTVGDLVIGDAATLAATGALTTGRITAGGAVALTGSDVGFGQVGAGSFAATASGGAIRGADILSRGTTTITARGAIGVGAIRATGLASLTGTTIGAGGVEAAGLTATASAGALTVGDLVIGDAATLGATGALSTGRITAGGAVALTGSDVGFGQVGAGSFTATASGGAVRGTDILSRGATTITAGGAIGVGAIGAGGAVTLRGASIGAGRIEGAALNATAATGGILTGDVTIGDGIAIEATRGNVDLGAVTATRGNLAITAGGRLAATGVVAGGTAALRTTGAGGDILLANGLTATGSVTLAATGNVRAPSIVSRTGDLTIAAPNGELTGFVPGTGVTLGAGPGRAVSLTIGAAARLGDVTGGKLTVVATTINAGRIDTGTQALDLRATNGDLTLTGTATGGTVNLGATGRTSLTQVVASGALTLSGGTGIGFTDIAGASIDATSGGAITGTVARSGGALGLRGTAVTLDQATAAAGLTLGATAGDLRVTTLTSGGDAVLSATGLARIAGAVTSGGAYRVSAGSVTLGGDGVVQRAAGEVRIAATAGDVTGARGLTLASDADGAGGEQLVLDAAGGIAFAGTRLVGGSGGGAALGLRTGSGRAVQLGSVQASRIGRFDGTGVLGTFSHDAGFVADDVTVGTLGVTTTRGDVTIGRIAATGDVALRTDGGAIAVGELRGAGIDLSSSGALTTGAVTSTGATTLRGDRIDVGGRLAVARQLLAEARSALTLRDASAGGTMTLTAGQALTAGALDGAAITAKGAGITLAGARAGDALTLTSSRDLSIGTSSAGGTATLDAAGLATIAGLTAGPAAAITANDVALGGPLRAQSVTFTNRAPATTTLRLGDGTGTDGFRLSDAEVRQVTADTLRFDAGSGAMEVGTLALATGSGRAVEMLGTGDIRVIGAVSTQGTGRSVRIGGGRDGGNANAIHVVATRDAGGRLLFDGSDVELRGSRIAVGLAPGFIDTLQPGAAGLAQAQALIGDGNSALYNPQLGGGFYDLNATTTLSARTLTVRFGDYALFQNTAIPGSVSGVQIGGTPVAPITPALRISSFGNPAQASVAVFGTINGIGGASAALLGNAVINIDPLLLPNSRINGCLAGSGAGCITTIVIQPTLQVFDWSSEEVFGIARDVTVPFAPVIGGNNEELLTDLPALAPQSPADRKGEP; translated from the coding sequence CTCAACGGCGCGCAGATCAAGGTCGAGGGGGGTACGCGCGGGCTGGTGATGGTCGCGCCGAACATCGACGCGGACGGCACGTTCACGGCGGTGGGACAGGACGTCGCCTTCGTCACCGCGACCGACGTGACGCTGACCTACAATCCCAACAGTCCGCTGTCGGTGACGCTCAACCGCGGGACGGCCGTACCGGGCCGCAGCCAGTACGTGCGCGGCAGCGTCGCGGGGGCCAATGCGCTGTTCGCGCTGGCATCGCAGGGGACCGTCACCGACGCGCTGCTGCAGGTCGATGCGAGCGTGACGACGGCGCTGGCCGGTACGCGCGGAATCGTGCTGTCCGCAGGCCGGCCGACGACGCCGGTCGACGGCGTCGCCTTCTCCGGCGCGCCGGCGGATACCGGAGGCATTGCACAACTGGTCGTCGGCGGCGCGCTGACCACTACCGATCGCGATGGCAGCGATATCCTGGCGGGCGCGAGCGGCGGGGCGGGCTTCGCCGGCGCGCTGACCAGCGAGCGCGACATCGTGCTGGCGGCGGCGGGGCCCCTGTCGGTCGCGGGTGCGGTGACCGCCGGACGCGATTATCTTCTGGCCGGTCGCGGGATCGCGCTGGGCGGCACGGCGGCGGTGACGCAGCGCGCGGGGCGTCAGGTGCGGGCCGAATCGATCGATGGCGACATCACCGGCGCCGCCGGCCTCGCGCTGCGATCGGGTGGCAGCGCGGCGCTGATCCTGTCGACCGACGGCACGACCGGTGGCGACATCCTGTTCGACGCGACGAGCAGCCTGACCGGCGGTAGCGATCGACAGGGCTATGTCGACCTGCGGCTGCGCGCGGCCGGTAATCGCGTCGCGCTGGGCGATGTCACCGCACGCGGCCTGCGGCAGGCGATCGGCACGGGCGCGATCCGCAACGGCCTGACCACGACCGGTGCGCTCACGCTGGGGGTGGTCAACGTGCGCGACGCGCTGTCGCTGGAGGGCGCGGGCGTCACCACGGGCGCGCTGGTATCGGATCGCAGCGTCGCCATCGCCTCGAACGGTGCGTTGACGACGGGTGCGATCACCGCGCGGGACGGCGCGGTGGCCCTGACCGGCAGCGGCGCGACGCTGATCGCCGGCGATATCGCCGCCTCTTCGGGCAACGCCGATATCGTCGTGACACGCGACGGCGCGATGTCGTTGCAAGGCCTGGTCGCCGCCCGCGACGTGCGGATCGATGCCGGCACGGGCGCGGTGAGCGTCGCCGGCGGAGTGAACGCCGGCCGCAACTATCTGGTGTCGGGCGGGGCGGTGACGCTGGGCGGCGCGACGCCGGTGACGCAGCGTGCGGACGGCGTCGTGACGATCGCCGCGGGCGCGGGCGGCATCACCGGCCTGCAGGGATTGACGCTGCGCAGCGACCGCGACGGATCGGGCGGCGATGCGCTGACGCTCGCGGTCACCGCGCCGTCGACCACCGGTATCGCCTTTGCGACCAACACCGCGGTGCTGGGCGGTAGCGACCGGCAGTCGGACGTGCAGATCCGCCTGAACGATGCCGCGAGCCCGATCGCGCTCGGACGGATCGAGGCGCGCAACCTGACGGGTGTCACCACCACCGGCGCATTGCGGCTGGGCGATGTCGGCATCGTCGGCGACCTGTCCGCGCGGGGGGCATCGATCGAGACCGGGGCGCTGGTCTCCGGCAACGGCAGCGTGACGCTCAACGCGAGCGGCGGACCGCTGACCACGGGCACCGTGATCGCCACGCGTGCGGTGTCGATGACCGGGGGCGACCGCATCACCGCAGGCCGGATCGCCGCGGGTGCCGGCGTGACGATCGACGGCGCGGGTGCGGTGGCGCTCGGCGGCGACGTCCTGGCAGGCGACGCCATCGCGCTGCGCGGCGCCTCGCTTGCCTTCACCGGCGGCACCGTGCGGGGCGGCGGCGCGATCGACCTGCTCGCGCGGACCGGCGGGATCGCCAGCACCGGCGCGCTGTCGCTGGCCTCCACCAGCAGCCGCAGCACCGATTTCGTGCGGTTGCAGGCGAACGGCGCGGCGGGGATCGTGCTCGCGCCGGGCAGTTCGATCACCGCCGGCACCGACCGGGCGCTGCGTGTCGGCGTGTTCAACGGGACGGCGGATGCGCCGCTCAGCCTCGGCAACGTGACCGCCCGCTCGCTGGGTGCGCTGGCGGCGGCGGGCGGCGACGCCACGCGGCCGGGCGGCGCGATCGTATCGAGCGGCAGCCTGAGCTTCGGCGCGCTGGACCTCGTCGACAGCTTCGCCGCGGAGAGCACCGGCGGCGACCTGAGCGTTGCGCGGATCGCGGTCACCGGCGCCGGACAGGGGATCAGCCTGCGCGCGGCGAACGGCACGCTGGCCATCCAGAACGACGTCGCCGCCAGCGGCGACGTGACGCTGGCGAGCCGGAGCGCACTGCGCCTCAACACGGTCGAGAGCCGCGACGGGCGCGCGGCGCTGACCAGCGGCGGCGTGGTGGCGCTGGCGACGCTGGCCGGCCGGCTGGGCGCGACCGCGGCTGGCACGCAGGTGACGATCGACGCGGTGCGCGGGGGGGCGGTCGCGCTGACGGCGACCGCCGGCGACGTGCAGGTCCGGCGGATCGACGGTGCCGCGGTGACGGCGACCGCCACCGGCGGCGGGGTGAACGTGCGCGAGGCGCTGCTGGCGACCGGGGCGGTGGGCCTGACCGCGACTGGAGACGTGCGCGTCGGGGGCGCGATGACCGGTGCCGCCGTGACGGTACGCGCGGACGGCGACGCGGCGCTGCTCGGCGGCATGCAGGCGATCGGCAACGTCGCGCTCACCGGACGATCGGTGACGCTGGGCGGCGCGCAGAATGCCACCGGCCGCTACGCGGTGACGAGCACGGCCGGAGATATCGTCGGCCGCGCGGGCACATCGATCATCGCCGACAGCGACGGGGCGGGGGCCGAGGCGCTGGTGCTCAACGCGCGGGGCGGAGCCATCGCCTTCGACCCGGCGTCGTCGCTGCGCGGCGGCAACGGCACCTCGGCGGTCGCGCTGACCACCGATGGCGGGGCGATCGCGATCGGCGACGTGCGGGCGAGCGCACTGACCGCGAGCGGCGCGGCCAGCATCCGGGCCGGCAATCTGTCGCTGGTCGAGGCGCTGAGCCTGCGCGCGAGCGGCGGGATCAGCACCGGTGCGATCACGACGCAGACCGGCGGCGTGACGCTGGCGGCAGGCGCCGGGGCGCTGGCGACGGGCGCGATCGCGTCGGGCGGCGACGTGGCGTTGACCGGGGGAAGCGTGACGTTCGGCCGGGTCGACGGCAGCGCGCTGACCGCCACCGCTTCTGCCGGCACCCTGACCGGCGGCGATATCGCCGTCGGTGGCGCGGTATCGCTGCAGGCGAGCGACGCACTCGGCGTCGGAGCGATCCGGGCGACCGGTGTCGCCTCGCTGACAGGCACGCGCATCGTTGCCGGCGGCGTCGAGGCCGCAGGGCTGACCGCCACCGCGAGCGCAGGCGCCCTGACGGTCGGCGACCTCGTCATCGGCGATGCGGCGACGCTGGCCGCGACGGGCGCGCTGACCACCGGCCGGATCACTGCGGGAGGCGCAGTGGCACTGACCGGGAGCGATGTCGGCTTCGGTCAGGTCGGTGCGGGTTCGTTCGCGGCGACCGCGAGCGGCGGCGCGATACGGGGCGCCGATATCCTGTCGCGCGGCACGACGACGATCACCGCTCGCGGTGCGATCGGCGTCGGAGCGATCCGGGCGACCGGTCTCGCCTCGCTGACGGGAACGACCATCGGTGCCGGCGGCGTCGAGGCCGCAGGGCTGACCGCCACCGCGAGCGCAGGCGCCCTGACGGTCGGCGACCTCGTCATCGGCGACGCGGCGACGCTGGGCGCGACGGGCGCGCTGAGCACCGGCCGGATCACCGCGGGTGGCGCGGTGGCGCTGACCGGGAGCGATGTCGGCTTCGGGCAGGTCGGTGCGGGTTCGTTCACGGCGACGGCGAGCGGCGGCGCGGTACGCGGCACCGATATCCTGTCGCGCGGCGCGACGACGATTACCGCGGGTGGTGCGATCGGTGTCGGTGCGATCGGTGCTGGCGGTGCAGTCACGCTGCGCGGCGCATCGATCGGTGCGGGCCGGATCGAGGGAGCGGCATTGAACGCCACCGCCGCCACGGGCGGCATCCTTACCGGCGACGTGACGATCGGCGACGGGATCGCGATCGAGGCGACGCGGGGCAATGTCGACCTTGGCGCGGTTACCGCGACGCGGGGCAATCTGGCGATCACCGCGGGTGGACGGCTGGCGGCGACGGGCGTCGTCGCGGGTGGCACCGCGGCGCTGCGGACGACGGGTGCGGGCGGGGACATCCTGCTGGCCAACGGCCTGACCGCGACCGGATCGGTCACGCTGGCCGCGACCGGCAACGTCCGTGCGCCGTCGATCGTCAGCCGGACGGGGGACCTGACCATCGCTGCGCCCAACGGCGAACTGACGGGATTTGTCCCCGGCACCGGCGTGACGCTAGGCGCGGGGCCGGGCCGGGCCGTGTCGCTGACGATCGGTGCGGCGGCGCGGCTGGGCGATGTGACGGGCGGCAAGCTTACCGTCGTCGCGACCACGATCAACGCAGGCCGGATCGACACCGGCACGCAGGCGCTGGACCTGCGCGCGACCAACGGCGACCTGACGCTGACCGGAACGGCGACCGGCGGCACCGTCAATCTGGGCGCCACGGGTCGTACCAGCCTGACGCAGGTCGTCGCCAGTGGCGCGCTGACGCTGTCCGGGGGCACCGGTATCGGTTTCACCGATATCGCGGGCGCATCGATCGATGCGACGTCGGGCGGAGCGATCACCGGCACCGTTGCACGATCGGGTGGCGCGCTCGGCCTGCGCGGGACGGCGGTGACGCTGGATCAGGCGACCGCCGCGGCGGGGCTGACGTTGGGCGCGACGGCGGGCGACCTGCGCGTCACCACGCTGACGTCGGGCGGCGACGCCGTCTTGAGTGCGACCGGGCTGGCGCGGATCGCCGGCGCGGTGACCTCGGGCGGTGCCTATCGCGTGTCGGCGGGCAGCGTGACGCTGGGCGGCGACGGTGTCGTGCAGCGGGCGGCGGGCGAGGTGCGGATCGCCGCGACCGCAGGTGACGTGACCGGCGCGCGCGGGCTGACGCTGGCCAGCGATGCGGACGGTGCGGGCGGCGAGCAACTGGTGCTGGATGCAGCGGGCGGGATCGCGTTCGCCGGCACCAGGCTGGTCGGCGGATCGGGCGGCGGTGCGGCACTGGGGCTGCGGACCGGCAGCGGGCGCGCGGTCCAGCTGGGATCGGTACAGGCCAGCCGGATCGGTCGCTTCGATGGCACCGGCGTCCTCGGCACGTTCAGTCACGATGCGGGCTTCGTCGCGGACGACGTGACCGTCGGGACGCTTGGCGTGACGACGACGCGGGGCGACGTGACGATCGGGCGGATCGCCGCGACGGGCGATGTCGCGCTGCGGACCGACGGCGGCGCGATCGCGGTTGGCGAGCTACGCGGCGCGGGGATCGACCTGTCGAGCAGCGGCGCGCTGACGACTGGGGCGGTGACCAGCACCGGCGCGACGACGCTGCGTGGCGACCGGATCGACGTCGGCGGGCGGCTGGCGGTGGCGCGGCAGCTGCTGGCGGAGGCGCGGTCCGCGCTGACGCTGCGGGACGCCAGTGCCGGCGGCACGATGACGCTGACCGCGGGGCAGGCGCTTACGGCAGGCGCGCTCGACGGGGCCGCCATCACCGCCAAGGGAGCGGGCATCACGCTCGCCGGCGCGCGGGCGGGCGATGCGCTGACGCTGACCAGCAGCCGCGATCTGTCGATCGGCACCAGCAGCGCCGGCGGGACCGCGACGCTCGACGCGGCGGGGCTGGCGACGATCGCCGGGCTGACCGCGGGACCGGCGGCGGCGATCACCGCCAACGATGTCGCGCTCGGCGGCCCGTTGCGCGCGCAGAGCGTGACGTTCACCAACCGGGCGCCGGCCACGACAACGTTGCGGCTCGGCGACGGCACCGGCACCGATGGCTTCCGTTTGTCCGATGCGGAGGTTCGGCAGGTGACGGCCGACACGCTGCGCTTCGATGCGGGCAGCGGCGCGATGGAGGTGGGGACGCTGGCGCTCGCGACCGGCAGCGGCCGGGCGGTCGAGATGCTCGGCACGGGTGACATCCGCGTGATCGGCGCCGTATCGACGCAGGGGACCGGGCGGTCGGTGCGGATCGGCGGCGGGCGCGACGGCGGCAATGCCAATGCGATCCACGTCGTCGCGACGCGCGATGCGGGCGGGCGGCTGTTGTTCGACGGATCGGACGTCGAATTGCGCGGCAGCCGGATCGCGGTAGGGCTGGCGCCGGGCTTCATCGACACGCTGCAACCCGGCGCGGCCGGCCTGGCACAGGCGCAGGCGCTGATCGGCGACGGCAATTCGGCGCTGTACAATCCGCAGCTGGGTGGCGGCTTCTACGACCTGAATGCGACGACGACGCTGTCGGCACGGACGCTGACGGTGCGCTTCGGGGATTATGCGCTGTTCCAGAACACCGCCATCCCCGGCAGCGTGTCGGGCGTGCAGATCGGCGGGACGCCTGTCGCACCCATTACGCCGGCGCTCCGGATCAGCAGCTTCGGCAATCCGGCGCAGGCGAGCGTCGCGGTCTTCGGCACGATCAACGGCATCGGCGGCGCGAGCGCGGCGCTGCTCGGCAATGCGGTGATCAACATCGATCCGCTGCTGCTGCCCAACAGCCGGATCAACGGCTGTCTGGCAGGTTCCGGCGCGGGCTGCATCACCACGATCGTGATCCAGCCGACGCTTCAGGTGTTCGACTGGAGCAGCGAGGAGGTGTTCGGCATCGCCCGCGACGTCACCGTGCCGTTCGCGCCGGTGATCGGCGGCAACAACGAAGAGCTGCTGACCGATCTGCCAGCACTCGCACCCCAATCCCCCGCCGACCGAAAGGGCGAACCCTGA